Proteins encoded within one genomic window of Alteribacter populi:
- the hemE gene encoding uroporphyrinogen decarboxylase, whose amino-acid sequence MFNDRFLKACRKEEVDHIPVWYMRQAGRSQPEYRKIKEKYSLEEITKQPDLCAWVTKLPVDQYNNDAAILYKDIMTPLPAIGVDVEIKKGIGPVIDNPIESMGDVERLGSINPKQDVPYVLETISLLREQLSVPLIGFSGAPFTLSSYMIEGGPSKNYNKTKSLMYSEPEAWFMLMDKLGDMVIAYAKSQVNAGAQAIQIFDSWVGALNVVDYQTYVKPVMERIFSELREMNVPLITFGVGARHLTKDWHDLPVDVVGLDWRYPIGQARQDGITKAVQGNLDPSVLLAPWDVIEKKAKDVIDQGIEQPGFIFNLGHGVFPEIKPKTLKRLTSFVHEYSAEKLAK is encoded by the coding sequence ATGTTTAACGATCGTTTTTTAAAAGCTTGCCGGAAGGAAGAAGTAGATCATATTCCTGTTTGGTATATGAGACAAGCAGGGAGGTCACAGCCTGAATACAGGAAAATCAAAGAAAAATATTCATTAGAAGAAATTACGAAACAGCCTGATCTATGTGCGTGGGTAACGAAGCTACCTGTAGATCAATACAACAATGACGCTGCGATACTGTACAAAGATATTATGACACCATTACCGGCCATCGGGGTTGATGTTGAAATCAAAAAAGGAATAGGACCAGTCATTGATAACCCGATAGAATCGATGGGCGATGTGGAACGCTTAGGCTCAATCAATCCAAAGCAAGATGTCCCTTACGTCTTAGAGACGATTAGTCTTTTGCGTGAACAATTATCTGTGCCGTTGATTGGATTCAGTGGGGCTCCGTTTACGTTATCTAGCTATATGATTGAAGGAGGTCCTTCAAAAAATTACAATAAAACAAAATCATTGATGTACAGCGAACCAGAAGCATGGTTTATGCTTATGGATAAACTAGGTGATATGGTTATTGCATATGCTAAATCACAAGTAAATGCAGGTGCACAGGCGATTCAAATATTTGATTCCTGGGTCGGTGCATTGAATGTTGTTGATTATCAAACGTATGTAAAACCGGTTATGGAGCGGATTTTTTCAGAGCTGCGTGAAATGAACGTTCCGTTAATCACATTTGGAGTAGGAGCCCGTCATTTAACAAAAGACTGGCATGATTTACCGGTAGATGTGGTGGGTCTTGATTGGCGTTACCCAATTGGACAAGCAAGACAAGACGGTATTACTAAAGCCGTTCAAGGAAACTTGGACCCTTCTGTTTTGTTAGCTCCTTGGGACGTAATTGAGAAAAAAGCAAAAGACGTGATTGATCAGGGGATCGAGCAACCAGGGTTTATCTTTAACCTTGGTCATGGGGTATTTCCTGAAATTAAACCTAAAACGTTAAAGCGATTAACGTCGTTTGTTCATGAATACTCTGCAGAAAAATTAGCGAAGTAG
- the hemH gene encoding ferrochelatase has product MKETYGLLVMAYGTPRNLDEVEPYYTHIRRGRKPSEEQLNDLVERYEAIGGISPLSRITEEQAQKLEAELNKRYSDRQFKAYQGLKHIDPFIEDAVHQMKEDGIKNAVSIVLAPHYSTFSVKSYNGRAKEESEKIGGPEIKSVESWYDAPKFIDYWANQIKQTMAKMSESEREKAVVIFSAHSLPERILQNGDPYPDQLQRTADLIAEKAGLKNYTIGWQSEGNTPEPWIGPDVQDLTRNLYENDRYETMIYCPVGFVADHLEVLYDNDYECKVVTDELGLAYYRPEMPNAKDEFIDCLATVVEEKLKEDEE; this is encoded by the coding sequence ATGAAAGAAACTTATGGATTGTTAGTTATGGCATATGGTACCCCTCGAAATTTAGATGAAGTAGAGCCTTATTACACACACATTCGTCGTGGTAGAAAGCCTTCTGAAGAACAATTGAATGATTTAGTGGAACGTTACGAAGCCATCGGCGGTATTTCTCCATTGTCTCGAATTACTGAAGAGCAGGCGCAAAAGTTAGAGGCCGAGCTGAATAAACGCTATAGCGACCGTCAGTTTAAAGCTTATCAAGGTTTAAAGCATATCGATCCGTTTATTGAAGATGCCGTACATCAGATGAAGGAAGACGGTATTAAGAATGCGGTTAGTATTGTCCTTGCCCCTCACTACTCGACGTTTAGTGTTAAGTCTTATAATGGTCGTGCGAAAGAAGAATCGGAGAAAATTGGTGGACCCGAGATCAAAAGTGTTGAAAGTTGGTATGATGCCCCTAAGTTTATCGACTATTGGGCAAATCAAATCAAGCAAACAATGGCAAAAATGTCAGAGTCTGAGCGTGAAAAAGCAGTTGTAATTTTCTCTGCTCACAGCTTACCAGAGCGAATCTTGCAAAATGGTGATCCCTATCCGGACCAGCTGCAAAGGACTGCCGATTTAATCGCTGAAAAAGCAGGTTTGAAAAATTACACGATTGGTTGGCAAAGTGAAGGGAATACGCCTGAGCCGTGGATCGGTCCGGATGTACAAGATTTAACGCGGAACCTCTATGAAAATGATCGGTATGAAACGATGATTTATTGCCCAGTAGGTTTTGTAGCAGATCATTTGGAAGTGCTCTATGATAATGATTATGAGTGTAAAGTCGTCACAGATGAGCTTGGCTTAGCTTATTATCGCCCGGAAATGCCAAACGCAAAGGACGAATTTATCGACTGCTTAGCTACTGTGGTTGAAGAGAAATTAAAGGAAGACGAAGAATGA
- the hemY gene encoding protoporphyrinogen oxidase encodes MSKPKRIAVIGGGITGLSAAYYLQKEIHAEGLNVNCVLYEGADTLGGKIKTEYFDDFVIENGPDSFLARKTSAAELGAEVGLEQDLVYNNATKSYILHGGELYPMPGGAIMGIPTQWGPFLSTRLLSPMGKIRAAADLVLPRSSKNGSDQSLGHFFRNRLGGEVVDRLIEPLLSGIYAGNIDRLSLQATFPQFQQMEEQYRSLVVGMKSSLVKRGHDGQKRTTVKKNGMFQTFKGGLNSLVTAIADHLDEGTVHTGTPVTKINKENNGYTLSFSDGRIDQVDRIILTTPHQVTAKLFDNMTIFDEIKDVPSTSVATVVLAFDPAAIKKDIDGSGFVVSKKSNYKITACTWTNKKWSHSAPDDRVLLRAYVGRAGEEEIVDRQDEEIIATVLQDLNHIMELEGEPEFYRITRWRNAMPQYLVGHKDRLLALKAEMKKELPGVYLAGASYEGIGIPDCIDQAKKAAGEALL; translated from the coding sequence ATGAGCAAACCTAAAAGAATTGCTGTGATCGGTGGCGGTATTACCGGTCTAAGTGCTGCTTATTATCTTCAAAAAGAAATTCATGCGGAAGGTCTCAATGTGAACTGCGTATTATACGAAGGGGCGGACACTTTAGGTGGAAAGATAAAAACTGAGTATTTCGATGACTTTGTGATCGAAAATGGTCCCGATTCATTTTTAGCACGAAAAACAAGTGCTGCAGAATTGGGAGCTGAAGTAGGACTAGAGCAAGATCTTGTTTATAACAATGCCACGAAATCTTACATTTTACATGGTGGAGAGCTTTACCCGATGCCCGGTGGAGCGATTATGGGTATCCCTACACAATGGGGGCCGTTCCTCAGCACGAGACTTTTAAGTCCTATGGGGAAAATACGTGCAGCTGCGGACTTAGTGTTACCTCGTTCTTCTAAAAATGGGAGTGACCAATCGTTAGGGCATTTTTTTCGGAACCGTTTAGGTGGTGAAGTGGTTGACCGTTTAATCGAGCCGCTTTTATCTGGCATTTATGCTGGTAATATTGATCGGCTAAGTTTACAAGCGACGTTTCCACAATTTCAACAAATGGAAGAACAATATCGTAGTCTTGTAGTTGGGATGAAATCATCTCTGGTTAAACGAGGCCATGATGGACAAAAGAGAACGACAGTAAAGAAAAATGGGATGTTTCAAACGTTTAAAGGCGGTTTAAACTCCTTAGTTACAGCTATTGCTGATCACTTGGATGAGGGGACTGTTCATACAGGAACGCCTGTAACGAAAATTAACAAAGAGAACAACGGTTACACACTTTCTTTTTCAGATGGACGCATAGATCAAGTGGATCGAATCATTTTAACTACCCCGCATCAAGTGACTGCAAAACTTTTTGATAATATGACGATTTTCGATGAGATAAAGGATGTTCCATCAACCTCTGTTGCAACCGTAGTATTGGCTTTCGATCCTGCAGCGATTAAAAAAGATATTGATGGATCCGGGTTTGTTGTCTCAAAGAAAAGTAACTATAAGATCACTGCGTGCACGTGGACTAATAAAAAATGGAGTCATAGTGCGCCAGATGACCGCGTTCTCTTGAGAGCCTATGTCGGCAGGGCAGGTGAGGAGGAGATCGTCGACCGCCAGGATGAAGAAATTATCGCGACGGTTCTTCAGGATTTAAATCATATTATGGAACTTGAAGGTGAGCCGGAATTTTACCGGATTACAAGGTGGCGAAACGCAATGCCTCAATACCTCGTTGGCCATAAGGATAGACTGTTAGCTTTGAAAGCAGAGATGAAGAAAGAGCTTCCCGGTGTTTACTTGGCAGGGGCTTCTTATGAAGGTATAGGCATTCCAGATTGTATTGATCAAGCGAAAAAAGCAGCGGGTGAAGCACTTTTATAA
- a CDS encoding agmatinase family protein has translation MSEKMIYGNTPCFLGAKNLVKSPESIKDVDAIIYGVPWEGAVTWGDYTGCELGPKVMRLSSGRYSGYLPELDHIDVFEHMTLGDMGDVAVTPAEPEDTKNKISKFAKKAWESGAFPIALGGDHGITYPILESLIEHSGKKVGIIHLDAHYDNNEHSVGDPYGRGSPFARLYETEGVRNESLVHLGIHGPRNKPENGRLAKEVGATTLTINDVREAKDLRAFANQVYDIAAKETDVVYLSICSDVMDHAFNPGGPADGNGLTSYELLTIIYEVCKRGVGGMDFVEVYPQQDETDFSSHFASWIVLYALAGEINRKNK, from the coding sequence ATGTCTGAAAAAATGATCTATGGAAATACCCCTTGTTTTCTTGGAGCAAAAAACCTCGTCAAGTCTCCTGAATCAATAAAGGATGTCGATGCCATTATTTATGGAGTTCCATGGGAAGGTGCCGTTACTTGGGGAGATTATACAGGGTGTGAACTTGGACCTAAGGTTATGCGTCTCTCCTCAGGAAGATACAGCGGATACCTTCCTGAACTAGACCATATCGATGTGTTTGAACATATGACATTAGGTGACATGGGCGATGTTGCTGTGACCCCGGCAGAACCAGAAGATACAAAAAATAAGATAAGCAAGTTTGCCAAAAAAGCTTGGGAATCCGGAGCCTTCCCTATTGCTTTGGGTGGAGATCACGGGATAACTTACCCAATCCTCGAGTCTCTCATAGAACACAGCGGTAAAAAAGTTGGCATTATCCACTTAGATGCACACTATGACAACAACGAACACTCAGTGGGAGACCCCTACGGCAGAGGATCACCTTTCGCCAGACTTTATGAGACAGAAGGTGTACGTAATGAAAGCCTTGTACACCTAGGAATTCACGGACCAAGAAACAAACCTGAGAACGGACGTTTAGCAAAAGAAGTAGGGGCGACGACATTAACTATTAATGACGTAAGAGAAGCAAAAGATCTGCGTGCTTTTGCAAATCAGGTTTATGATATAGCTGCGAAAGAAACAGATGTTGTTTACTTGAGCATTTGTAGTGATGTAATGGATCATGCTTTTAATCCAGGTGGTCCAGCCGATGGGAACGGGCTGACGTCATATGAACTTCTCACGATTATTTACGAGGTATGCAAGCGAGGAGTCGGAGGAATGGATTTTGTAGAAGTGTATCCTCAGCAAGATGAAACTGATTTCAGTTCTCACTTTGCATCTTGGATTGTCCTTTACGCTCTTGCTGGTGAAATCAATCGAAAAAACAAGTAA
- a CDS encoding sensor histidine kinase gives MNTKCNKTKTVVLLLAKEKRTILESVLMQLPYYSHGSEKRVKSKFSELFETMLEYLNGNPVINLNQYGKDVARYREEAGLNFEEFLNSFDETRLFVAQYIQSLPLEVEEINESLIMLNEFFLSIQKHTYVHTTYLKNLEIEKKDELLHSLEEDRMEILGKISTSFAHEFRNPLTSIKGFVQLLERRIPENLQEKAYIDYINQEIKGLEENVNQFLMLSNTKNHQDELSDMIWLHHLLLSITEAFRPACIENDIKLTLEIQDTLLTQGSEEQLRLAVMKIIHNAVDALMYVEHERIILIRAKLQDGKNSIVIENNGPKIPEYLLESMFEPFVSTKELGKGLGLSVCKQVIEKHKGSLNCISKKGLTVFEMCLPSL, from the coding sequence ATGAACACAAAATGTAATAAAACGAAAACGGTTGTCTTATTATTGGCCAAAGAGAAGAGAACTATTTTAGAATCTGTGTTAATGCAATTGCCTTATTACAGTCACGGTAGCGAGAAAAGAGTCAAGTCCAAGTTTTCTGAACTTTTCGAAACCATGCTTGAGTATTTAAATGGTAATCCAGTCATAAACCTTAACCAGTATGGTAAAGATGTAGCGCGATACAGAGAAGAAGCAGGGTTAAATTTTGAAGAGTTTTTAAATTCTTTTGATGAGACACGTCTTTTTGTGGCACAGTACATTCAGTCCTTGCCCTTGGAAGTTGAAGAAATTAATGAATCCCTTATTATGCTGAATGAATTCTTTTTATCAATTCAAAAACATACGTACGTGCATACAACTTATTTGAAAAACTTAGAGATCGAAAAAAAAGATGAGTTGCTTCATTCATTAGAGGAAGATCGTATGGAGATTTTGGGGAAAATTTCAACGAGTTTTGCTCATGAATTCAGGAATCCTCTTACGTCTATCAAAGGGTTCGTTCAATTATTGGAACGAAGAATACCTGAAAATTTACAAGAAAAAGCATATATCGACTATATCAACCAGGAAATTAAAGGGTTGGAGGAAAATGTGAATCAGTTTTTAATGCTATCGAATACAAAAAATCACCAGGACGAGCTGTCTGATATGATTTGGCTTCATCATTTATTATTATCCATTACCGAGGCTTTTCGGCCAGCTTGCATTGAAAACGATATCAAACTCACCCTGGAAATTCAGGATACACTGTTAACACAAGGTTCTGAGGAACAACTGCGGTTGGCAGTTATGAAAATCATTCATAATGCTGTAGATGCTCTCATGTATGTAGAACATGAGCGAATTATTCTCATCCGTGCGAAGCTTCAAGATGGGAAAAACAGTATTGTTATTGAAAACAATGGACCTAAAATTCCTGAATACTTATTGGAATCGATGTTTGAACCTTTCGTGAGTACAAAAGAGTTAGGAAAAGGGCTAGGTTTAAGTGTTTGCAAACAGGTTATTGAAAAACATAAAGGGTCGTTAAATTGCATATCCAAGAAAGGTTTGACGGTTTTTGAAATGTGTCTTCCTTCTCTTTAA
- a CDS encoding Spo0B C-terminal domain-containing protein, with translation MTKEWHPVELLRHYRHDWLNQMQLIKGNLSLGKTERVEVLLNEIIEQARNEARLSNTNGEHLAEYLLTFNWEHHNFHLNFEVVSEPRDLKAKQMRILNVIKRLFTWFDRHCYSGADNHLLFVMSEEDGIPVIDFDFQGKLNIEVLSLEELEEVVSVTEEVEIKEIEMGQTECFIRLHFHD, from the coding sequence GTGACAAAAGAATGGCATCCAGTAGAACTTTTACGCCATTACCGGCATGACTGGCTAAATCAAATGCAGTTAATTAAAGGTAATTTATCGTTGGGAAAAACAGAACGAGTGGAAGTTCTACTAAATGAAATTATTGAGCAAGCAAGAAATGAAGCGAGGTTATCAAATACAAATGGAGAGCATTTGGCTGAATATTTATTGACCTTTAACTGGGAACATCATAATTTTCATTTGAACTTCGAGGTTGTTTCAGAGCCCCGCGATCTTAAAGCTAAGCAAATGAGGATATTAAATGTAATCAAACGTCTATTCACGTGGTTTGACCGCCATTGTTATTCCGGCGCGGACAACCACCTTCTTTTTGTTATGAGCGAAGAAGACGGAATTCCGGTGATTGACTTTGATTTTCAGGGTAAACTTAATATTGAAGTGCTTTCTCTAGAGGAACTTGAGGAAGTCGTTAGTGTAACAGAAGAAGTGGAAATAAAGGAAATTGAAATGGGTCAAACTGAATGTTTCATTAGGCTCCATTTTCATGATTAA
- the obgE gene encoding GTPase ObgE gives MFVDKVKIYVKAGDGGNGLVAYRREKYVPDGGPAGGDGGRGADAVFVVDEGLRTLMDFRYQRHFKAERGENGRPKNQHGKGGKEMVVRVPPGTTILDEDTGKVIADLTEEGQRHVVAKGGRGGRGNSRFATPANPAPEHAENGQPGEERNLVLELKVLADAGLVGFPSVGKSTLLSVVSAAKPKIADYHFTTLAPNLGVVETEDSRSFVIADLPGLIEGAHSGVGLGHQFLRHIERTRVIIHIIDMSGLEGRDPYEDYLTINEELKQYKMRLTERPQLVVANKMDIPESEENLAVFREKVGDDVEIFPISAVTKKGLRDLLLAIADTVDSTDEFPLYDKEEKEQRVLYKFEKEEVPFTISRDDDGAYVIEGADIEMAFKMTDFNRDDSIRRFSRKMRHMGIDDALRERGAQHGDTVRILQYEFEFVE, from the coding sequence ATGTTTGTGGATAAAGTTAAGATTTATGTTAAAGCAGGAGACGGCGGAAATGGGCTTGTTGCTTACCGCCGGGAAAAGTATGTACCAGACGGAGGACCAGCTGGAGGAGATGGCGGACGAGGAGCAGATGCTGTTTTTGTTGTTGATGAAGGTTTACGTACGTTAATGGATTTTCGTTATCAGCGCCACTTTAAAGCTGAACGTGGTGAAAATGGGAGACCAAAAAATCAGCATGGTAAAGGTGGAAAAGAAATGGTCGTTCGTGTCCCACCTGGAACAACGATTTTAGATGAAGATACTGGAAAGGTAATTGCTGACTTAACAGAAGAAGGTCAACGCCATGTGGTTGCCAAAGGCGGTCGTGGCGGACGGGGAAATTCTCGCTTTGCGACACCAGCAAACCCTGCTCCAGAGCATGCTGAAAATGGACAACCTGGGGAAGAACGTAACTTAGTTCTAGAGCTTAAAGTTCTTGCTGATGCCGGGCTAGTTGGATTTCCCAGCGTCGGGAAGTCTACATTATTAAGTGTTGTCTCAGCTGCGAAGCCAAAAATTGCTGACTATCACTTTACGACGCTCGCACCTAATCTGGGTGTTGTAGAGACCGAGGATTCCCGTAGTTTTGTGATCGCTGACCTACCTGGTTTAATTGAAGGGGCCCATTCTGGAGTTGGCTTAGGTCATCAATTTTTACGTCACATTGAACGGACTCGAGTGATTATTCATATCATTGATATGTCAGGGCTAGAAGGCCGCGATCCTTACGAGGATTACCTCACGATCAATGAAGAATTAAAACAATACAAAATGCGGCTGACAGAGCGTCCGCAATTAGTTGTTGCAAATAAAATGGACATTCCTGAATCTGAAGAGAACCTTGCAGTCTTTAGGGAAAAAGTTGGTGACGATGTTGAAATCTTCCCTATTTCCGCCGTCACAAAAAAAGGACTTCGTGATCTGCTCTTAGCTATTGCTGACACAGTTGACTCAACAGATGAGTTTCCTCTATATGATAAAGAAGAGAAAGAGCAGCGCGTTCTTTATAAGTTTGAGAAAGAAGAGGTACCTTTTACTATTTCTCGTGATGATGACGGCGCTTATGTGATTGAAGGTGCCGACATTGAAATGGCATTTAAGATGACTGACTTTAATCGAGATGATTCCATTCGACGTTTTTCAAGAAAAATGCGGCATATGGGAATTGACGACGCTTTACGTGAACGAGGTGCCCAGCACGGAGATACGGTACGAATCTTACAATATGAATTTGAATTTGTAGAATAA
- a CDS encoding ACT domain-containing protein: MFVKRRTDQFYLVREDMLPEAMLKTVEAKKLIESGKVERVSEAAQKVEMSRSAFYKYKDGIFPFHTMVKEKIITLSIHLEDQSGALSKLLSIIAHEGGNVLTINQTIPLQGRATLTVSIETAAMTSNINRLVQKIESLDAIEKVEVIGSGT; the protein is encoded by the coding sequence ATGTTCGTGAAACGGCGTACTGATCAATTTTATTTAGTAAGAGAAGATATGCTTCCGGAAGCCATGCTAAAAACGGTGGAAGCAAAAAAGCTAATTGAAAGTGGGAAAGTAGAAAGAGTCAGTGAGGCTGCCCAAAAAGTAGAAATGAGTAGAAGTGCCTTTTATAAATATAAAGACGGTATTTTTCCTTTTCACACAATGGTTAAAGAAAAAATTATTACGCTCTCCATCCATTTAGAGGACCAGTCAGGTGCTCTTTCGAAGCTATTATCGATTATTGCTCACGAAGGTGGGAATGTGTTAACCATTAATCAGACGATACCGTTACAAGGTAGAGCAACATTGACGGTTTCTATTGAAACCGCGGCAATGACGTCAAATATTAATCGATTAGTACAAAAAATTGAAAGTTTAGATGCAATAGAAAAAGTGGAAGTTATTGGATCTGGGACTTAA
- the pheA gene encoding prephenate dehydratase: MKVGFLGPNGSFSHIAAFSLYPNDEIIAFSTIPDSIDAVNEGRVDKTVVPLENTIEGSVNITLDYILRYHRLSIVKEVTVPIDQHLLVAGGYKATWKKDINKIFSHPHAIAQCHLFIRKTFPNMEIEYTDSTASAAKYVSQHPHEAVAAIANARAADIYNLNVAQPYINDYTNNHTRFVVLDRENTVDKGATNEGAFKSDKTTILVTLPDDHSGALHQVLSAFAWRKLNLSKIESRPMKTGLGNYFFIIDVDKKQDDVLIPGAIQEIKALGCGVTVLGSYPCYQLNDDQLHKNDQATS, from the coding sequence ATGAAAGTCGGTTTCCTCGGGCCAAATGGATCTTTTTCCCATATTGCAGCGTTTTCTTTGTATCCTAATGATGAAATTATTGCTTTTTCTACCATACCTGACAGTATTGATGCTGTGAATGAAGGAAGAGTCGATAAAACAGTCGTTCCTTTAGAGAATACGATTGAAGGTTCAGTCAATATCACCCTTGATTATATTCTTCGCTATCACCGGCTATCAATCGTTAAAGAAGTAACTGTTCCGATCGATCAGCATTTATTAGTGGCCGGGGGTTACAAAGCAACTTGGAAAAAGGATATTAACAAGATTTTTTCTCATCCTCATGCAATAGCACAATGTCATTTATTCATTCGGAAAACCTTTCCAAATATGGAGATTGAATATACAGACTCTACTGCTTCAGCAGCGAAGTATGTTTCTCAACATCCTCATGAAGCTGTTGCGGCTATAGCTAATGCACGAGCAGCGGATATTTACAACCTTAATGTTGCACAACCTTACATAAATGATTACACAAATAATCATACACGGTTTGTTGTATTGGATCGTGAAAATACGGTAGATAAAGGGGCGACAAATGAGGGGGCGTTTAAGAGTGATAAAACGACGATCCTCGTTACACTTCCTGATGATCATTCAGGGGCGCTTCACCAAGTGTTATCAGCTTTTGCATGGAGGAAATTAAATTTGTCGAAAATCGAATCCAGACCAATGAAAACCGGTTTAGGAAATTATTTTTTTATTATCGATGTAGATAAAAAACAAGATGACGTGTTAATACCAGGTGCGATTCAAGAAATTAAAGCTTTAGGCTGTGGTGTTACTGTCCTAGGGAGTTATCCTTGCTATCAGCTAAATGATGATCAACTTCATAAAAATGACCAGGCGACCTCTTAA
- the safA gene encoding SafA/ExsA family spore coat assembly protein, whose translation MKIHIVQKGDTLWKLSQKYGVNFDELKSVNNHLSNPDLIMPGMKIKIPTGGVQAKKEAPVAGVAKEQPVKEMPKVKEAPVAPQKKPPSIKEEKEAPVAKAAPPPQPQPSYKVQQKMNFNFYKQQAQPKKEKPKMPEPPKMPKPKEEPKKVKPAKKEEPKKVMPAKKEEPKKKEQVQGKKETAPKGMPTGMTMPQAAHHPQMAPQAQMMAPQPQMAPQPQMMASQPQYDCYPVSPIMPGCAYPCGNGTYPQQVMGQQVMPNQMMPQQVMGQQMMPNQMMPQHVMGQQMMPNQMMPQQVMGQQMMPNQMMPQQVMGQQMMPNQMMPQQVMGQQMMPNQMMMDDDFDDDLYDNDNMVEGTMYQPNDMAQMYGDVTAHQFQPHNMQYQTPMQAPFGNGPQGYGMMPGHQGGMMPGSQSGTHEYQGDWDRQDSEEDD comes from the coding sequence GTGAAAATTCATATTGTCCAAAAAGGCGATACGCTTTGGAAGCTATCACAAAAATATGGCGTAAATTTTGACGAGTTAAAGTCTGTAAATAATCATTTAAGCAACCCAGACCTGATTATGCCAGGGATGAAGATAAAAATCCCGACAGGGGGAGTACAGGCAAAAAAAGAGGCGCCTGTGGCAGGAGTTGCTAAGGAACAGCCTGTTAAGGAGATGCCAAAAGTAAAGGAAGCACCAGTGGCACCACAAAAAAAGCCGCCTTCAATAAAAGAGGAGAAAGAAGCACCGGTAGCAAAAGCGGCTCCACCTCCGCAACCTCAACCTTCTTATAAAGTGCAACAAAAAATGAATTTTAATTTTTATAAGCAGCAAGCACAGCCTAAAAAAGAAAAACCTAAAATGCCAGAGCCTCCAAAAATGCCGAAGCCAAAGGAAGAGCCTAAAAAGGTAAAGCCTGCAAAAAAAGAGGAGCCTAAAAAAGTAATGCCGGCTAAAAAAGAAGAACCGAAGAAAAAGGAGCAAGTTCAAGGGAAGAAAGAAACCGCTCCTAAGGGGATGCCAACCGGAATGACTATGCCCCAAGCCGCCCATCATCCGCAAATGGCTCCTCAAGCACAAATGATGGCTCCACAGCCACAGATGGCTCCACAGCCACAAATGATGGCCTCACAGCCACAATATGATTGTTATCCGGTTTCTCCAATTATGCCAGGGTGCGCGTATCCGTGTGGTAACGGTACCTATCCACAGCAAGTAATGGGTCAACAAGTGATGCCAAACCAGATGATGCCGCAGCAAGTGATGGGTCAGCAAATGATGCCAAATCAGATGATGCCGCAACATGTGATGGGTCAGCAAATGATGCCAAACCAGATGATGCCGCAGCAAGTAATGGGTCAGCAAATGATGCCAAACCAAATGATGCCGCAGCAAGTAATGGGTCAGCAAATGATGCCAAACCAAATGATGCCACAACAAGTAATGGGTCAGCAAATGATGCCAAACCAAATGATGATGGATGACGATTTCGATGATGATCTATATGATAATGACAACATGGTTGAAGGTACAATGTACCAACCAAATGATATGGCGCAAATGTATGGAGATGTGACAGCTCATCAGTTTCAGCCCCATAACATGCAATATCAGACTCCTATGCAAGCACCTTTCGGGAATGGTCCCCAAGGATATGGCATGATGCCAGGCCATCAAGGTGGGATGATGCCTGGATCACAGTCTGGTACTCACGAATACCAAGGTGATTGGGATCGACAAGATAGTGAAGAAGACGATTAA